In the Arachis ipaensis cultivar K30076 chromosome B10, Araip1.1, whole genome shotgun sequence genome, one interval contains:
- the LOC107624194 gene encoding histone H3.2, translating into MARTKQTARKSTGGKAPRKQLATKAARKSAPATGGVKKPHRFRPGTVALREIRKYQKSTELLIRKLPFQRLVREIAQDFKTDLRFQSSAVAALQEAAEAYLVGLFEDTNLCAIHAKRVTIMPKDIQLARRIRGERA; encoded by the coding sequence ATGGCTCGTACCAAGCAAACTGCTCGCAAGTCCACCGGCGGCAAGGCGCCGAGGAAACAGCTGGCAACAAAAGCCGCCAGAAAATCAGCTCCGGCGACCGGAGGAGTTAAGAAGCCGCACAGATTCCGGCCTGGAACCGTTGCTCTGAGAGAGATCAGGAAGTACCAGAAGAGCACTGAGCTTCTGATCCGCAAACTTCCGTTCCAGCGCCTCGTTCGTGAGATTGCGCAGGATTTCAAGACCGATCTCCGGTTTCAGAGCAGCGCCGTCGCCGCTCTCCAAGAAGCCGCGGAGGCTTACCTCGTCGGTCTCTTTGAGGACACTAACCTCTGTGCTATTCATGCTAAGAGAGTAACTATTATGCCTAAGGATATTCAACTTGCTCGCAGAATCAGAGGCGAGAGAGCTTGa
- the LOC107623385 gene encoding serine/threonine-protein kinase AFC3, with the protein MVAVETNRVMERERTRKRPRLAWDVPPPPPPSQQAETGVVDEGIEKRHASPPRRDDDREGHYVFNLGENLTPRYKILSKMGEGTFGRVLECWDRQAREYVAVKVIRSIRKYREAAMLEIDVLQRLSKGEIGISRCVQIRNWFDYRNHICIVFEKLGPSLFDFLKRNKYCPFPVDLVREFGRQLLESVAYMHELHLIHTDLKPENILLISSEYVKLPTRKRITSGEMQFRCLPKSSAIKLIDFGSTAFDHQIHNSIVSTRHYRAPEIILGIGWSYPCDLWSVGCILIELLTGEALFQTHENLEHLAMMERVLGPIPEHMVRRSTRGAEKYFRRGARLNWPEGAVSRESIRAVKKLDLLEDIVSSCVDSSRSSLTDLLHGLLTYDPNERLTARQALDHPFFRNPT; encoded by the exons ATGGTAGCTGTGGAAACTAATCGCGTGATGGAAAGGGAACGAACCCGCAAACGCCCTCGTCTCGCGTGGGACGtgcctccaccaccaccaccatcccaGCAG GCTGAAACGGGTGTGGTTGATGAAGGAATCGAAAAGAGGCACGCCTCGCCTCCAAGAAGGGACGACGATCGTGAAGGCCATTATGTCTTCAATCTTGGCGAAAATCTCACTCCTAGAT ATAAAATCCTCAGCAAGATGGGTGAAG GCACATTTGGTCGAGTTTTGGAATGTTGGGATCGCCAAGCCAGAGAATACGTTGCTGTCAAGGTAATTAGGAGCATTCGGAAATACCGCGAAGCAGcaatgcttgaaattgatgtgcTTCAACGTCTGTCTAAGGGTGAAATAGGAATCTCACG CTGTGTGCAGATCCGGAATTGGTTTGATTACCGAAATCACATATGCATT GTCTTTGAGAAGCTTGGACCAAGCTTATTTGATTTTCTAAAGAGAAATAAATACTGCCCATTCCCTGTGGACCTTGTTCGGGAATTTGGACGACAGCTTTTGGAATCTGTAGCAT ATATGCATGAACTACATCTAATCCACACTGACCTGAAGCCAGAAAATATACTTCTTATTTCTTCTGAATATGTAAAGCTCCCTACCCGTAAG AGGATTACCTCAGGTGAAATGCAATTCAGATGCTTGCCCAAGTCTAGTGCCATTAAGCTGATTGATTTTGGTAGTACTGCTTTTGATCATCAGATTCATAACTCCATTGTTTCTACAAGGCATTACAGAGCCCCTGAGATCATTCTAG GTATAGGGTGGTCCTACCCTTGTGATTTGTGGAGTGTTGGTTGTATTCTCATCGAACTATTAACG GGTGAAGCATTGTTTCAAACTCATGAAAACTTGGAACACCTGGCAATGATGGAGAGAGTGCTGGGACCTATACCCGAACACATGGTCCGACGATCTAC CCGAGGAGCAGAGAAATATTTCAGGCGTGGAGCAAGACTAAATTGGCCTGAAGGAGCTGTTTCAAGGGAAAGCATCCGTGCTGTTAAGAAGCTCGATCTTCTTGAG GATATTGTATCAAGCTGTGTGGATTCTTCAAGATCATCTTTAACTGATTTGTTACATGGCTTATTGACTTATGATCCGAATGAACGCCTAACAGCTCGACAAGCCCTTGATCATCCCTTCTTTAGAAATCCAACTTAA
- the LOC107623833 gene encoding putative pentatricopeptide repeat-containing protein At3g15130: MCYRFTEVLKKCSRYRLIDQGKQLHGVMEKLGLGFDLVPNNNLIDMYAKCGTMKLACLVFDKMPQRNVVSWTALMCGYLQNGDPNASLVLFSKMGLSSIKPNEFTLSTALKASTVLGVPQNGMQIHGVCAKSNLDFAPVVGNSIIDMYSKWGRVGEAAKMFDAMPVRNLVSWNAMIAGYTHERNGEGALNLFREMQEKGEVPDEYTYSSTLKACSCVGMVAEGSQIHAALIRQGSSYLAQSTVAGALVDFYVKCRHTAKARKVFDQIEHKNVVPWSTLILGYAQEDNLQESINLFHQLRESRHKVDGFVLSSLIGVFADFALVLQGKQMHAYAIKVPFGLEASVANSVLDMYMKCGLTDEADALFREMPTRNVVSWTVMITGYGKHGIGYKAVKLFAEMQVHGIEPDSVTYLAVLSACSHTGLIKEGQQYFSSFLSNPHFKPQVEHYACMVDLLGRAGRLNDAKELIETMPLKPNTGIWQTLLSACRMHGEMEMGEKVGEILLRMDGNNPVNYVMLSNMYADAGYWNESEKIREKVKRKGLKKEAGRSWVEINKEIHIFFNGDSTHTLIEKIHQVLREMEKRMKEEIGYVHNMNFALHDVEEESKVESLRYHSEKLAIGLVLVSGGVKGERMVRIFKNLRVCGDCHTFIKGLSKVLKIVFVVRDANRFHRFENGLCSCGDYW; encoded by the coding sequence ATGTGTTACCGATTCACTGAGGTATTGAAGAAGTGTTCAAGGTACCGTTTGATTGATCAGGGGAAGCAGCTACATGGGGTTATGGAGAagctagggttagggtttgaTTTGGTTCCGAACAATAATCTCATTGATATGTACGCAAAATGTGGCActatgaaattggcatgtttggtgtttgataaaatgccacAAAGAAATGTGGTGTCTTGGACGGCTCTGATGTGTGGTTATTTGCAAAATGGTGATCCCAATGCCTCTTTAGTGTTATTCTCTAAAATGGGGCTATCTAGTATTAAGCCTAATGAGTTCACACTTTCTACTGCTCTAAAAGCTTCAACGGTTTTGGGTGTACCTCAGAATGGAATGCAGATTCATGGGGTTTGTGCAAAATCCAATCTTGATTTTGCGCCTGTCGTGGGAAATTCGATTATTGACATGTATTCCAAGTGGGGACGGGTTGGCGAGGCAGCTAAGATGTTCGATGCTATGCCAGTGAGGAACCTTGTGAGTTGGAATGCAATGATTGCCGGATACACCCATGAGAGAAATGGTGAAGGGGCTTTGAATCTGTTTAGGGAGATGCAAGAAAAGGGAGAAGTTCCTGATGAATATACATATTCAAGTACTTTAAAGGCATGTAGTTGTGTTGGCATGGTCGCTGAAGGATCGCAAATACATGCTGCCTTAATCAGACAAGGATCTTCATACTTGGCTCAATCAACTGTCGCAGGTGCTCTGGTTGATTTTTATGTCAAATGCAGACACACAGCCAAAGCTAGGAAGGTGTTCGATCAAATTGAACATAAGAATGTGGTACCTTGGAGCACACTTATTCTTGGCTATGCTCAAGAAGACAATTTGCAAGAGTCCATAAACTTGTTTCATCAGTTGAGAGAGAGCAGACATAAGGTGGATGGGTTTGTGCTCTCAAGTCTCATAGGTGTGTTTGCTGATTTCGCCCTTGTGTTGCAGGGGAAGCAAATGCACGCTTACGCCATCAAAGTACCATTCGGATTAGAAGCATCAGTGGCAAATTCAGTTTTAGATATGTACATGAAATGCGGATTAACAGACGAGGCAGATGCACTTTTCAGAGAGATGCCAACAAGGAATGTTGTTTCGTGGACGGTTATGATTACTGGTTACGGTAAACATGGTATAGGTTACAAGGCAGTTAAACTTTTCGCCGAAATGCAAGTTCATGGAATCGAACCTGACAGTGTGACATACTTAGCTGTGCTCTCAGCTTGCAGCCATACAGGACTCATCAAAGAAGGACAACAATACTTCTCCAGTTTCCTTAGCAATCCCCATTTCAAACCACAAGTAGAGCATTATGCTTGCATGGTTGATCTCCTTGGACGTGCCGGGCGCTTAAACGACGCGAAGGAGCTCATTGAGACGATGCCCTTGAAGCCAAATACCGGTATATGGCAGACACTACTTAGTGCTTGTAGAATGCATGGGGAGATGGAGATGGGTGAAAAAGTGGGAGAGATATTATTGAGAATGGATGGTAATAATCCAGTGAACTATGTCATGTTGTCAAACATGTATGCTGATGCAGGATATTGGAATGAAAGCGAGAAGATAAGAGAGAAAGTGAAGAGGAAGGGATTGAAGAAAGAGGCGGGGCGAAGTTGGGTAGAAATAAATAAGGAAATCCACATTTTCTTCAATGGAGATAGCACACATACACTCATAGAGAAGATTCATCAAGTGTTGAGAGAAATGGAGAAGAGGATGAAGGAGGAAATAGGGTATGTTCATAATATGAATTTTGCATTGCATGATGTTGAAGAGGAATCAAAGGTGGAGAGTTTGAGGTACCATAGTGAGAAATTGGCTATTGGATTGGTTTTGGTCAGTGGTGGGGTAAAAGGAGAGAGGATGGTTAGGATTTTCAAGAATTTGAGGGTTTGTGGTGACTGCCATACCTTCATCAAGGGTCTCTCTAAGGTTTTGAAGATTGTATTTGTGGTGAGAGATGCAAATAGGTTCCACAGATTTGAGAACGGTCTATGTTCTTGTGGAGATTATTGGTAA
- the LOC107623834 gene encoding pentatricopeptide repeat-containing protein At2g20540 has product MGTRTAQFLVRELENRFVPAVKNCARISELKKIHAHVVKLSLSQSNFVITKMLDCCDKFSNVNYATLLFEQLVEPNVFSYNAIIRALTHNQEHYLAITVFKRILMREERISDKVPILPNEFTFPFVIKSCSVLSLRCLGEEIHGQVWKFGLKSNSVTENALIDMYTKFGDLRNAHKVFEEMTEPDAVSWNGLIFGYARLGQMESARVLFDEMPCRTIVSWTAMISGYCGIGCYGDALDIFRRMQMVGIEADEISVITVLPACAHLGALEVGKWIHMYSGKNGFLQKTGICNALVEMYAKCGCIDEAMSLFDQMVEKDVISWSTMIGGLANHGKAHASIELFRKMQKAQVTPNGITFLGVLSACTHAGFWNEGLKYFDVMRLEYHIAPEIEHYGCLVDLLGRSGQLEQALDAISKMLMKPDSRIWNSLLSSCRIHRNLGIAVVAMEQLLELEPEESGNYVLLANIYAELGKWEGVSNVRKLIRSKGIKKTPGCSMIEVDNVVQEFVSGDDSKPFSQDVFSILEVLVLHQTRTNDLMEDVTEDASQLW; this is encoded by the coding sequence ATGGGAACGAGAACCGCGCAATTTCTCGTGCGAGAGCTCGAGAACCGCTTCGTCCCCGCGGTGAAAAACTGCGCGAGAATATCGGAATTGAAGAAGATTCACGCACACGTCGTGAAGCTTTCGCTATCACAGAGCAACTTTGTGATTACAAAAATGTTGGATTGTTGCGACAAATTCAGTAATGTAAATTATGCCACCTTGCTATTCGAGCAACTCGTGGAGCCAAACGTGTTCTCTTACAACGCAATCATCAGAGCCTTAACGCACAATCAAGAACACTACCTAGCAATCACAGTGTTCAAGAGAATTCTGATGAGGGAAGAAAGGATTTCAGATAAAGTTCCGATTTTGCCCAATGAATTCACGTTCCCGTTTGTGATAAAGTCGTGTTCGGTGCTCTCATTGCGGTGTCTTGGTGAAGAGATTCATGGGCAGGTTTGGAAATTTGGGCTGAAGTCAAATTCTGTGACCGAGAATGCACTGATTGATATGTATACGAAATTCGGTGATCTGAGGAATGCACATAAGGTGTTTGAGGAAATGACTGAGCCAGATGCTGTTTCCTGGAATGGCTTGATCTTTGGGTATGCTAGGTTGGGGCAGATGGAGAGTGCAAGGGtgctgtttgatgaaatgccttgTAGAACAATTGTTTCTTGGACTGCAATGATATCCGGGTACTGCGGAATAGGGTGTTATGGTGATGCATTGGACATCTTCAGGAGGATGCAAATGGTGGGCATTGAGGCTGATGAGATTAGTGTTATAACTGTTTTGCCTGCTTGTGCACACCTTGGAGCTCTTGAGGTTGGGAAATGGATTCATATGTACTCAGGTAAAAACGGGTTTCTTCAGAAAACCGGCATCTGCAATGCACTGGTTGAAATGTATGCTAAGTGCGGTTGCATTGATGAAGCAATGAGCTTGTTTGATCAAATGGTTGAGAAGGATGTGATTTCTTGGAGTACCATGATTGGAGGGCTAGCTAATCATGGGAAAGCTCATGCATCAATTGAGCTGTTTCGGAAAATGCAGAAGGCGCAAGTTACACCAAATGGGATAACTTTTCTTGGTGTTTTGTCAGCTTGCACTCATGCAGGGTTTTGGAATGAggggttgaaatattttgatgtCATGAGGTTGGAGTATCATATAGCCCCTGAAATTGAGCACTATGGTTGCTTGGTTGATCTTCTAGGACGTTCTGGGCAGCTCGAGCAGGCCCTTGACGCAATATCTAAGATGCTAATGAAGCCAGATTCAAGGATATGGAACTCCTTGTTAAGCTCTTGCAGGATTCATCGCAATCTTGGGATTGCTGTGGTTGCAATGGAACAGCTTTTGGAGCTTGAGCCAGAGGAATCCGGAAACTATGTTTTGCTTGCTAACATATATGCAGAACTTGGCAAGTGGGAAGGTGTATCAAATGTTAGGAAACTCATTAGAAGCAAGGGGATAAAGAAAACGCCAGGGTGTAGCATGATTGAGGTTGACAATGTGGTTCAAGAGTTTGTATCAGGTGACGATTCAAAACCCTTCTCACAAGATGTGTTTTCGATCCTAGAAGTCCTGGTTTTACACCAAACTAGAACTAATGATTTGATGGAGGATGTCACAGAAGATGCAAGTCAACTCTGGTGA
- the LOC107623835 gene encoding tRNA (guanine-N(7)-)-methyltransferase, translating into MPETEVKATISKSTGLPRKRFYRARAHSNPLSDSHFPVPISPSQFDYSLHYPQIFPSSDQADGSRKIQFADIGCGFGGLLISLSTLFPETLMIGMELRDKVTEYVKERILSLRVANPGQYQNVSVVRTNSMKYIPNYFEKAQLTKMFFLFPDPHFKEKNHRRRVISPFLLDEYAYVLKAGGIIYTITDVEELGDWMKSCLENHPMFEALTEKELEADPVVKLLSSATEEGQKVARNGGQTFQAVFRRIVPSDKTS; encoded by the coding sequence ATGCCAGAGACTGAGGTAAAAGCAACTATCAGCAAGTCAACTGGTTTGCCACGAAAGCGCTTCTACCGAGCACGAGCACACAGCAATCCACTGAGTGACTCTCACTTCCCTGTGCCAATATCCCCCAGTCAGTTTGACTATTCCCTCCATTACCCTCAGATCTTTCCATCGTCTGATCAAGCCGATGGTTCTAGAAAGATCCAGTTTGCTGATATTGGCTGTGGTTTTGGAGGGCTGCTCATTAGTCTTTCAACACTTTTCCCAGAAACACTGATGATTGGAATGGAGCTTAGAGATAAAGTGACTGAGTATGTCAAGGAACGGATTCTATCTCTAAGGGTAGCAAATCCAGGTCAATACCAAAATGTTTCTGTGGTGCGGACTAACTCAATGAAGTACATTCCTAATTATTTTGAGAAAGCACAGCTCACAAAGATGTTTTTCTTGTTTCCTGATCCTCATTTTAAAGAGAAGAATCACCGCCGAAGGGTTATCAGCCCATTCTTGCTAGATGAATATGCTTATGTTCTTAAGGCTGGTGGAATTATATACACAATTACAGATGTTGAAGAGCTTGGGGACTGGATGAAATCTTGTCTGGAGAATCACCCCATGTTTGAAGCCTTGACTGAGAAAGAACTTGAAGCAGATCCAGTTGTGAAGCTTTTGAGTTCTGCAACTGAAGAAGGTCAAAAAGTTGCAAGAAATGGGGGGCAAACCTTCCAGGCCGTATTCAGGCGCATTGTGCCATCTGATAAAACTTCATAA